From a region of the Besnoitia besnoiti strain Bb-Ger1 chromosome I, whole genome shotgun sequence genome:
- a CDS encoding centrin 2 (encoded by transcript BESB_003520), which produces MQRGGIRGASPTATSSRRRVIDRPGLTEDEVEEIREAFNLFDTDGSGMIDPKELKAAMQSLGFETKNPTIYQMIADLDRDGGGPIDFEEFLDAITAKLGDKESREGIQKIFNLFDDDRTGTITLKNLKRVAKELGETMSEDELREMLERADSNGDGEISFEDFYAIMTKKTFP; this is translated from the exons ATGCAGCGTGGAGGCATCCGAGGCGCCAGCCCCACAGCGacctcctctcgccgtcgcgtcaTCGACCGCCCAGGCCTGACTGAAGACGAGGTGGAAGAAATCCGCGAGGCCTTCAACCTCTTCGACaccgacggcagcggcatGATTGACCCCAAGGAGCTCAAGGCAGCCATGCAGTCCCTCGGCTTCGAAACGAAAAACCCGACAATCTACCAAATGATCGCCGACCTcgacagagacggcggcggccctATCGACTTCGAGGAATTCCTCGATGCCATCACAGCCAAGCTA GGCGACAAAGAAAGCCGCGAAGGCATTCAAAAGATCTTTAACCTCTTCGATGACGACCGGACGGGGACGATTACTCTCAAGAATTTGAAGCGCGTGGCGAAGGAACTCGGCGAAACCATGTCTGAGGACGAGCTCCGCGAGATGCTGGAACGCGCCGACTCGAACGGAGACGGAGAGATCTCCTTCGAGGATTTCTACGCCATcatgacgaagaagacgttCCCCTAG
- a CDS encoding hypothetical protein (encoded by transcript BESB_003550) encodes MPALSWIAGEGPSFWSASSAVAVRAAASFSSLRLPPPHRVRLLSVQSRVGAPSLPGARCASSPLSSASQRPSGASAASTPSPWRRRPCSFTRQTLLATAGLPRRARRQTGAPTSSPAPSTTFSSSEVPLSVSAASLCASTAVPPSARRGRGTASRLLSPLSQLPPVGASWRARLCCVSPGPLCVSCLSTASSALTASLSAGRRRGAVCVDASTFPASASSSRTVLAVSGQTRVRGISGARLLEGDPAPTQPSVPSPAHFAFLREVHRSFASSLFGASDALGNRAAGGGAALGDGGSAQPEDPLVGLAPRPRIPTLCLGVSVRRDVVGYALIQPRASWFPLKVGFVDPAGGGERLTERAAEIAGVLLALRDQQESLLRQAREETAPAPASRGSPKPRRECFWIVGVEEALRVPQSFREATRAAVLQQLKGAVSAELLKIFSVSNVLHVEPKTARAALARAVRVPLGSRQEVLRWLSEQVPSFPCNLRREEAALTMADAWLVAVHAQRMVEAMRLKERLRTLLAAESRQRFSDWDLSAEPSHASGAALSIPPHLFKLVDSVRAPSGRVEDLRRAVADAPDARTRRELVQVLKSRRESELTQAVERHLDAQYQSARGLFVAPAQAPHGQRAEGGSARNSGGSLFVESVDKAGADSLFSASERGGTELNWSRREPSAQTDTARRSPATTGALFRAWRREPGLDLDGDGEEEKVCAAHGGCAERPDEGMHQRPAARGGHSLEEAAAQVAAANARKRTHSKLPASDHAGNHASRPSPPVAEGGLDALSSEKDAANSGTERGARGVSNRAVLGTSSVNPYLPTRSKAPTVGRRRR; translated from the exons ATGCCGGCACTTTCCTGGATCGCCGGCGAAGGGCCTTCTTTTTGgtcggcctcgtcggctgtcgctgtccgcgccgcggcctccttctcttcactgaggctgcctccgcctcatcGCGTTCGCCTGCTGTCTGTTCAGTCTCGCGTAGGGGCTCCGTCTTTGCCCGGCGcacgctgcgcgtcttctcctctttcctctgcgtctcagcGGCCGTCTGGggcttcggcggcctccacgccgtcTCCTTGGCGCCGTAGACCTTGCTCCTTCACCCGTCAGACTCTGCTCGCCACAGCGGGCCTCCCccgccgggcgcgccgccagacAGGGGCTCCCacctcttcgcctgcgccctctACTACCTTTTCCTCTTCAGAAGTGCCCCTGAGCGTCTCggccgcttctctctgcgcatcCACAGCCGTTCCCcccagcgcgcggcgtggaCGCGGGACAGCGTcgcgtctcctgtctccgctgtctcaACTGCCTCCTGTCGGCGCGTcctggcgggcgcgtctgtGTTGTGTTTCACCTGGGCCCTTGTGTGTCTCTTGCCTGAGCactgcttcgtctgcgttgactgcttcgctctccgcgggacgcaggcgcggcgctgtctgcgtGGATGCATCCACTTTccccgcgtccgcgtcttcttcgcggacCGTTCTGGCTGTGTCCGGGCAAACCCGTGTGCGCGGCATCTCgggggcgcggctgctggagggAGACCCCGCTCCGACGCAGCCTTCGGTTCCTTCGCCCGCTCACTTTGCGTTTCTGCGAGAGGTGCATCGTTCTTTTGCATCGTCGCTCTTCGGTGCAAGCGACGCCCTCGGAAACCGAGCCGCTggaggaggggcggcgcTTGGAGACGGAGGCAGTGCACAGCCAGAAGATCCGCTCGTCGGGCTCGCACCCCGGCCTCGCATCCCTACGCTTTGCCTAGGGGTGTCTGTACGCCGCGACGTTGTCGGCTACGCGCTCATTCAG CCCAGGGCTTCCTGGTTTCCTCTCAAAGTGGGATTCGTCGACccagcgggcggcggggagaggctgaccgagcgcgccgcggagatcGCCGGGGTGCTGTTGGCCCTGCGCGACCAGCAAGAGAGTCTCCTCCGCCAAgcccgcgaggagactgcccccgcgcctgcgagccggGGGTCGCCGAAACCGCGGAGGGAATGTTTTTGGATTgtcggcgtcgaggaggcaTTGCGCGTCCCGCAGAGcttccgcgaggcgacgcgggcggccgtgctgcagcagctcaaGGGCGCAGTGTCTGCCGAGCTGCTCAAGATCTTCTCCGTCTCAAATGTCCTCCACGTCGAGCCCAAAACTGCCCGCGCAGCTCTAG CACGCGCCGTGAGGGTGCCGCTCGGCTCGAGGCAGGAAGTGCTTCGTTGGCTCTCCGAACAG GTTCCCTCTTTTCCATGCAACCTTcggcgcgaggaagctgcCCTCACGATGGCTGACGCCTGGCTGGTGgcggtgcatgcgcag CGCATGGTGGAGGCCATGCGTCTAAAAGAGCGGCTTCGCACTCTTCTGGCTGCGGAGTCGAGGCAGCGCTTTTCAGACTGGGACTTGTCGGCGGAGCCGAGTCATGCGAGCGGAGCCGCGCTGTCAATTCCGCCGCACCTCTTCAAGCTGGTTGACAGCGTGCGTGCGCCGTCGGGACGCGTGGAGGATCTTCGCAGGGCggtcgccgacgcgcccgacgcgcgaACGC GCCGGGAACTTGTGCAGGTCCTCAAGAGCCGACGGGAGAGCGAACTGACGCAAGCAGTTGAACGTCACCTCGACGCTCAGTACCAGTCAGCTCGAGGGCTATTCgttgcgcctgcgcaggctccGCACGGGCAGCGAGCCGAGGGAGGATCCGCGAGAAACTCGGGCGGCAGTCTCTTCGTCGAGAGTGTAGACAAGGCCGGAGCCGACTCGCTGTTTTCTGCGtcagagcgaggcggaacGGAGTTGAACTGGAGCAGGCGAGAGCCTTCTGCGCAGACCGAcaccgcgaggcgctcgccagcgacgacgggcgCACTTTTTCGGGCTTGGCGGAGGGAACCAGGACTCGACTTGGATggggacggcgaggaagagaaggTTTGCGCCGCTcacggcggctgcgcagagcgcccGGACGAGGGCATGCAccagaggcccgcggcgcggggggggcaCAGCCTGGAAGAGGCTGCGGCTCAAGTGGCCGCAGCCAACGCGCGGAAGAGAACGCACAGCAAGTTGCCAGCCTCGGATCATGCTGGAAACCACGCTTCGCGGCCGAGTCCGCCCGTCGCAGAGGGTGGCTTGGATGCTCTCTCTTCAGAGAAAGACGCGGCGAACTCAGGAACAGAGCGCGGGGCGCGAGGGGTGAGCAACCGGGCGGTGCTCGGGACGAGTTCAGTCAATCCTTACTTGCCTACGCGTTCGAAGGCGCCTACTGtgggacgacgaagacggtag
- a CDS encoding alpha/beta hydrolase fold domain-containing protein (encoded by transcript BESB_003500) yields the protein MNGVGDAVIPELTPNERQDVEQLSTENPGGMHSSEDVARKDDGGVGGSLFVNVLEDLEGSADYEEVAHMARIRLLQHLVPPHFALRTLCPGIYAYAKATGWPSSRAQLLRDRQLVDVSMRSFYASLRPSRLRNQTAAKVETPLCSAFIYNSSCPRRSREGIPSFFVKVKNAACSRSNAPSDGVAGSASLPRISATGTLPGDCMRARTSREPAPPSDSSRAPPTPAEAGTSLAQALAASPVTPRPVAEPVSGGDEERVKRAEEAVGRQEADAGARLAATGPEAPSPSQLPAAEQGGWVEAAVRIAELIQSTSGVSDAPREGRKSVLQRLRDMSPRRSKVADTPDDKKRDETRQKWIFFLHGGAFVFNRPDSYRLFTNDISVLTGAKVFCPDYTLAPERVWPAQLEECLAAYEFLCAEVGVRGEDIILMGDSAGGNLAVTLMAKIIERDRQGEADEGGPARLPRPAGMVLLSPWLDLTMKGPSYTLNAAREPVLPLASIRQSIRVYVHGRFDLGQLSEAEIEAALDATTSEKLCLDSPVAPRSEEDGDSSEDPASSPSLREVPGDQRNFSNPWISPVFFGADVLKEMPQTLIHVGSLEVLLSDSLIFGRRVNEAVSGCKLPPQAWSSADEALFAAEVNPRKGRLVASLPRSGQPKGVTEETPKSWAQLGKAREGVDASAQSLEALAPREADEPEPAPEETEAETAKEAPAYFKSCGWLSEADVQKLNSEGTLCPVGCEARAARVEVKVWKDEFHVVSPSRSQHALANLEGVPKRFRSGALA from the exons ATGAACGGGGTCGGCGACGCAGTCATTCCAGAGCTCACTCCAAACGAACGGCAAGATGTAGAACAGCTATCAACGGAAAATCCGGGGGGCATGCACTCGAGCGAAGACGTTGCGAGGAAAGATGACGGAGGAGTTGGGGGATCTCTGTTCGTGAACGTCCTAGAGGACTTGGAAGGCTCAGCGGACTACGAAGAAGTTGCAC ACATGGCGCGGATTCGGCTTCTGCAGCACCTGGTGCCGCCGCACTTTGCCCTCCGCACGCTGTGCCCGGGGATCTACGCGTACGCGAAGGCCACGGGCTGGCCTAGTTCTCGCGCACAGCTACTGCGCGACCGGCAGTTAGTGGATGTTTCGATGCGCTCGTTCTACGCGTCGCTCCGCCCCAGCCGCCTGCGGAACCAGACTGCCGCCAAGGTGGAGACTCCGCTGTGCAGCGCCTTCATCTACAATTCGTCCTGTcctcggcgcagccgcgaaggaATCCCCAGCTTCTTCGTCAAAGTGAAAAACGCCGCGTGCTCCAGGTCGAACGCGCCTTCCGACGGCGtagccggcagcgcctctctccccaGGATCTCCGCAACGGGCACTCTGCCGGGCGACTGTATGCGTGCGCGAACGTCCCGAGAGCCAGCGCCTCCTTCAGACTCctcacgcgcgcctcccacACCCGCGGAGGCTGGGACAAGCCTCGCCCAGGCTTTGGCTGCCTCGCCCGTCACCCCGCGCCCTGTGGCTGAGCCGGTCAGCggtggcgacgaggagcgTGTGAAGAGAGCCGAGGAAGCGGTTGGGCGGCAGGAAGCTGACGCAGGAGCCCGACTCGCCGCCACAGGCCCCgaagcgccgtcgccctctcagctgccggcggctgAGCAGGGGGGCtgggtggaggcggcggtgcgAATCGCGGAGCTGATTCAGTCTACCTCAGGGGTCTCCGATGCTCCGCGGGAGGGCCGAAAAAGCGTGCttcagaggctgcgcgacatgtcgccgcggcgatcCAAGGTCGCAGACACCCCGGACGACAAGAAAAGGGACGAAACGCGGCAGAAATGGATTTTCTTCCTGCACGGAGGCGCATTCGTCTTCAACAGGCCGGACTCGTATCGCCTGTTCACAAATG aTATTTCCGTCCTCACTGGCGCGAAAGTATTCTGTCCCGACTACACGTTGGCGCCGGAACGCGTCTGGCCCGCGCAGCTGGAGGAGTGCCTCGCGGCCTACGAGTTCCTCTGCGCTGAGGTGGGCGTGAGAGGCGAAGACATCATTCTCATGG gggACAGCGCGGGCGGAAACCTTGCTGTGACTTTGATGGCGAAAATCATCGAACGCGACAGAcaaggcgaggcggacgagggcgggcctgcgcgtctcccgcgacCCGCCGGCATGGTCCTGCTGTCGCCCTGGCTGGATCTCACCATGAAGGGGCCGTCGTACACG CTGaacgcggcgagagagcctGTGTTGCCTCTGGCGAGCATTCGCCAGTCGATCCGCGTTTACGTGCATGGGCGCTTTGATCTCGGGCAGCTGTCGGAGGCAGAGATCGAGGCCGCCCTCGACGCGACGACCAGCGAGAAGCTCTGCCTCGACAGCCCGGTGGCGCCACGCTCGGAAGAGGACGGAGACTCCAGCGAAGAtcccgcgtcgtcgccctctctccgcgaG GTTCCAGGAGATCAGCGGAATTTCTCGAATCCGTGGATCTCGCCCGTCTTCTTCGGAGCGGACGTCCTCAAGGAAATGCCGCAGACGCTCATTCATGTCGGCTCGCTCGAG GTTCTCTTGAGCGACAGTTTGATTTTCGGGCGGCGCGTGAACGAGGCCGTGTCCGGCTGCaagctgcctccgcaggcctGGAGCTCAGCTGACGAGGCGCTGTTCGCGGCGGAGGTGAATCCCCGAAAGGGGCGGCTtgtggcgtcgctgccgcgcagtGGGCAACCGAAGGGCGTGACGGAGGAGACTCCCAAGTCCTGGGCGCAGCTCGGGAAGGCTCGCGAGGGGGTGGACGCGTCCGCGCAGAGCCtagaggcgctggcgcctcgGGAGGCCGATGAGCCCGAGCCCGCTcccgaagagacagaagcagAGACTGCGAAGGAAGCGCCTGCGTACTTCAAGTCCTGCGGCTGGCTGAGCGAGGCGGATGTGCAGAAGCTCAACAGCGAAGGCACGCTCTGCCCGGTCGGATGCGAGgcccgagccgcgcgagtcgaAGTCAAAGTTTGGAAGGACGAATTCCACGTCGTAAGTCCGTCGCGGTCGCAACACGCGCTGGCGAATCTCGAGGGGGTTCCCAAGAGGTTCAGGTCCGGGGCTCTCGCTTGA
- a CDS encoding hypothetical protein (encoded by transcript BESB_003540), which yields MGSVAEHQAEVLVWEQFRGIPRWLAVLLCVGLTCSYVAAVYVPQFLLSTFRYFWRGPSSSPGLQARARLDRGCDTPAACCSSSSETVQSHTRRLPNSDRQLGCAGRFTHSQRPAVQSPAGRSAGAWRACGVAQPASASSSSRPTRAPLPNEPVEICLVSSACRSVDAGCDLAHGSRRGSPSRRRQPSPLADRTQAPMVSSEEDDRSPLPPGFLGFPPSAELHPHQLLPPRSAEVDGRKREASSSPAGAWGSDGEGHSEGGRRPTESARTRIDGRTSEGASLAGSSGACRVSAGDAGGIEELSDNLVDHLLRDFSAVDCCSGSAVVSRTLALLLHSVGAVGVCLFLCLRLGLTNTGGCEGAAPDGQLHGAGSGTPPEASRSSGGTSHSDAGGLRDSRGANLGLDEPNLRRWAPAGMLSFLLVSFGLPQAEEGADWLSPSLVSLKLLLALYGPSLVVRSVPPLLVAAKRLRSASLCAAASCAPTSVRAPPQPSAPGGGDTHRYKAARPQFCRQSDTARSFLSAPHGQMEGQLLEVEGDRRYQGEAKTGTVMGDVGVSSGSPAQQLVCADGGGSTVVKPMTGKHHQGNKRCEGDSCLLSGGSNDGYKQHTLEIPEGLASLTSDIREGFWPFVRACVVAPVVEEFLFRGVFVALLAGHIGCLGTCAGVSILFALAHIHHFVLSVVADAYEQDLPVPRPLGMNSDEKNCAGLQRPLWPLVMTQANGTPYVHAQKELTTVFRGNVGDFEKEVMKKTERIGLCGEIDAAAPVWGTKHRRAYCF from the exons ATGGGGAGCGTGGCGGAGCATCAGGCCGAGGTTCTAGTCTGGGAGCAGTTCCGGGGAATTCCGCGTTGGCTGGCTGTCCTGCTGTGTGTCGGGCTCACATGCTCTTACGTGGCGGCTGTGTACGTCCCGCAGTTTCTGCTTTCGACTTTCCGTTATTTTTGGAGGGGCCCGTCGTCTTCCCCTGGGCTTCAGGCTCGCGCCAGACTGGACAGAGGCTGCGACACCCCCGCGGCGTGCTGCTCGTCCTCGAGTGAGACAGTCCAGAGCcacacgcggcgcctgccgaaTTCAGATCGCCAGCTGggctgcgccggccgctTCACTCACTCGCAGCGGCCTGCTGTGCAGAGTCCCGCCGGTCGGAGCGCTGGCGCATGGCGTGCCTGTGGGgtggcgcagccggcgagtgcgtcgtcgtcgtcacgGCCGAcccgagcgccgctgccgaaTGAACCTGTTGAGATCTGCCTTGTTTCTTCAGCATGTCGCTCCGTGGATGCAGGATGCGATCTTGCGCATGGTTCTCGCAGGGGATCGCCTTCGCGCAGGAGGCAGCCTAGTCCCCTGGCAGACCGCACTCAGGCGCCGATGGTGTCTTCTGAGGAGGACGATCGCtccccgctgccgccaggcTTCTTAGGCTTCCCGCCTTCTGCGGAGCTGCATCCGCATCagctccttcctccgcggtcGGCCGAAGTTGATGGAAGAAAACGCGAGGCTTCTTCGTCACCGGCGGGTGCCTGGGGTAGCGACGGAGAAGGCCACAGCGAGGGCGGTCGCAGGCCTACAGAAAGCGCACGGACACGAATTGACGGCCGTACGTCTGAGGGAGCTTCTCTCGCCGGCTCATCTGGCGCGTGCAgagtctctgcaggcgacgccggaggcATAGAGGAACTCAGCGACAACCTGGTCGATCATCTTCTTAGGGATTTTTCGGCCGTCGACTGCTGCAGCGGGAGTGCAGTCGTGTCACGcacgctggcgctgctgctccactCTGTGGGCGCCGTGGGTGTCTGCCTTTTCCTGTGTTTGCGCCTTGGTCTCACAAACACTGGCGGGTGTGAAGGAGCAGCGCCAGACGGCCAACTGCACGGAGCGGGTTCCGGGACTCCACCAGAGGCCTCTCGCTCCAGCGGGGGTACGAGTCATTCGGACGctggcggcctgcgagaTAGCAGAGGTGCGAATTTAGGCCTGGATGAACCGAACTTGAGACGgtgggcgccggcaggcaTGTTGTCATTTCTTCTTGTTTCCTTCGGCCTTCCGcaagcggaggagggcgcggactggctgtctccttccctcGTCAGCTTAAAGCTGCTGCTAGCTTTGTACGGCCCGTCGCTTGTGGTGCGGAGtgtccctcctcttcttgttGCTGCGAAACGCTTGCGCTCTGCtagtctctgcgcggcggcgtcatGTGCGCCGACCAGCGTGAGAGCCCCCCCTCAGCCGTCGGCtcctggaggcggcgacacTCATAGGTATAAAGCGGCTCGCCCTCAGTTTTGCAGGCAGAGCGACACTGCCAGGTCGTTTCTTTCCGCGCCGCACGGACAGATGGAAGGTCAACTTTTGGAGGTTGAAGGCGACCGGAGATATCAAGGGGAAGCGAAAACCGGAACAGTGATGGGGGACGTAGGCGTTTCCAGTGGGTCACCAGCACAGCAGCTGGTctgcgcggacggcggcggcagtaCGGTGGTGAAACCAATGACGGGAAAACATCATCAGGGAAATAAGCGTTGTGAAGGCGATTCGTGCCTGCTCAGCGGCGGATCAAACGACGGATACAAACAGCACACTCTGGAAATACCCGAAGGCCTCGCATCGCTCACAAGCGACATCCGGGAAGGGTTCTGGCCGTTTGTTCGAGCATGTGTAGTGGCCCCGGTTGTCGAAGAGTTCCTGTTTCGCGGGGTTTTCGTGGCGCTTCTTGCTGGGCATATTGGGTGTCTGGGCACttgcgcgggcgtctcgaTTCTGTTTGCGCTTGCCCACATTCACCATTTCGTCCTTTCTGTGGTGGCAGACGCATATGAACAGGACTTGCCAGTACCACGACCTCTCGGAATGAACTCAGACGAGAAAAATTGCGCT GGTCTACAGAGGCCGCTTTGGCCGCTGGTAATGACGCAGGCGAACGGCACCCCGTACGTGCACGCGCAAAAAGAGTTAACGACGGTCTTTAGGGGAAACGTCGGCGATTTTGAGAAAGAAGTCAtgaagaagacggagagaatcgggctctgcggcgagatagacgcggcagcgccagtcTGGGGCACCAAGCATCGACGTGCGTACTGTTTCTAA
- a CDS encoding hypothetical protein (encoded by transcript BESB_003490), which produces MLFASLLLNNGPRRCSLSKEQNDGAGQLFANWQKKRAKLFEVWTVISKEERRDQLNFAEPLLRPRLTNPLDLENASIFV; this is translated from the coding sequence ATGCTCTTCGCCAGTTTGCTGCTCAACAACGGACCTCGGAGATGCTCGCTTTCAAAAGAACAGAACGACGGCGCAGGACAGCTATTCGCGAACTGgcaaaagaagagagcgaagctCTTCGAGGTCTGGACAGTGATAagcaaagaagagaggagagatcAGCTGAACTTCGCTGAGCCACTCCTCAGGCCGCGGCTCACAAACCCGCTGGACCTCGAAAATGCCTCAATATTTGTCTAG
- a CDS encoding hypothetical protein (encoded by transcript BESB_003530) produces MMDPSAAAGTHVCEPSSVPLSSRARPSWAASLRATVACLSVSCALLAHAQTAGGRRPTQAPNRPVDAADFSGFLHIPVAIAAFIALFGVAVYLYHLLQAAEEKEKAEEPAPAGGVQPRGSPSTQQQARRRRLDRSALESLIAAPQAEAYTQAEGRAGDAAGRMGVAGEGGAPGAATAAGAEALTAAQRRREEREARREERRQQQGQRQEREENSDGDAPVQRAAPKKGETYRLRQLEREKERQRREEEEQRKQEEKRRQEEDEYNKWKAMFAVEESGEMARDEEEENRELERFINFIKVHKMTELDDLAAEFGLHTKDVVQRIRSLEDCGRLSGVLDDRGKYFYITEQELDAVADFLRSKGRIHKEKDLVPACNRIIRLQPTEEDKRALKEEERRAMNLIDLTEDADR; encoded by the exons atGATGGATCCATCTGCAGCGGCTGGGACGCACGTTTGCGAGCCTTCCAGCGTGCCTCTGTCATCGCGGGCTCGCCCATCTTGGGCGGCCTCACTGAGAGCGACGGTGGCGTGTCTCTCCGTTTCGtgcgctcttctcgcccacgcgcagacggccggcggtcgccgccctaCCCAGGCGCCCAACCGCCCtgtcgacgccgccgacTTCTCGGGATTCCTCCACATTCCTGTTGCCATCGCCGCGTTCATCGCactcttcggcgtcgcagtGTATCTGTATCACCtactgcaggcggcggaagagaaggagaaggcagaggagccgGCACCGGCTGGAGGAGTGCAGCCGCGGGGCAG CCCTTCGActcagcagcaggcgcgcagacggcgcttGGACCGGTCGGCTCTCGAGAGCCTGATCGCCGCGCCCCAGGCAGAGGCATACACTCAAGctgaaggccgcgccggcgacgccgccggaaGAATGGGCGTGgctggcgagggcggagccccaggcgccgcgaccgccgcgggcgccgaagcgCTGACGGCGGCCCAGCGGAGACGTGAAGAACGTGaagcacgcagagaggaacgccggcagcagcagggtCAGAGGCAAGAACGAGAGGAAAACAGtgacggagacgcgccggtgcagcgcgcagcgccgaagaAAGGGGAGACGTACCGTCTGCGCCAGCTGGAGCGGGAaaaggagagacagcgaagagaggaagaggaacaGCGGAAGCAGGAAGAAAAACGGAGGCAAGAAGAAGATGAGTACAACAAATGGAAG GCCATGTTCGCCGTGGAAGAGTCTGGCGAGATGGCgagggacgaggaggaagagaatCGCGAGTTGGAACGATTTATCAACTTCATCAAAGTCCACAAGATGACGGAGCTTGACGACCTTGCGGCTGAGTTTGGCCTTCATACTAAG GACGTGGTTCAACGCATTCGGTCTCTGGAGGACTGCGGGCGTCTGAGTGGAGTCCTCGATGATCGCGGCAAGTACTTTTATATCACGGAGCAGGAGTTGGACGCAGTTGCAGACTTCCTCAGATCCAAAGGGCGCATTCACAAGGAGAAGGATCTTGTTCCGGCGTGCAACAGGATCATCCGTCTGCAGCCAACTGAAGAA GACAAAAGAGCGCtgaaagaggaggagcgaaGAGCCATGAATCTGATCGATCTGACCGAAGACGCAGATCGCTGA
- a CDS encoding putative CRIPT (encoded by transcript BESB_003510), whose protein sequence is MPCEKCEKKMNKLVTPDPKQGQNRAVGVNKLIEKKAHKDQLAPKGSACKVCNTKLHWKGKYCPPCAHIKGRCWMCGKKIFDTSKHCMSLV, encoded by the exons ATGCCCTGCGAAAAGTGCGAAAAGAAGATGAACAAGCTCGTCACGCCGGATCCAAAACAAG GCCAAAATCGTGCTGTCGGCGTGAACAAGCTCATTGAGAAGAAGGCACACAAAGATCA GCTCGCGCCCAAGGGCTCTGCCTGCAAAGTCTGCAACACGAAGCTCCACTGGAAAGGCAAATACTGCCCTCCATG cgcaCACATTAAGGGCAGGTGCTGGATGTGCGGCAAGAAGATTTTCGACACCTCCAAGCACTGCATGTCTCTCGTTTGA